One Candidatus Schekmanbacteria bacterium DNA segment encodes these proteins:
- a CDS encoding 3-deoxy-D-manno-octulosonic acid transferase — protein MYLIYEIFIWIFFTVSSPFFIYKFFTTEKYRAGLKERLGLYNWKKIQKTEKKRIWIHAVSVGETMAASFLASQLHKKIPDCEIFFSTTTVTGQKTAQNRVKWAHKIFYFPLDFSFAVKRAIKQVNPDICILIETEIWPNFLRICKKEGIPIIIANGRLSEKSFKGYKRLGPIIKRILQDITLFSMQTNADAERIKRLGAAEDRIRVVGNIKFDQALASSKTVKKEEIRKKFNIPTDKFILLFASTHSGEEKILIPLFKKLKEEKENLFLIIAPRHPERFDEVASIIEKEGMSYLRRTNIENSNSNAAKGYDILLLDSVGELYMLFSVCDLVFMGGSLVPVGGHNLLEAAVFGKPTVFGPHMHNFRDIASIIISNKAGYQVSNEKELIQIMKHFIDNPTELSEASNNCKLIFDENSGATDKNVEIIKGLIL, from the coding sequence ATGTATTTGATTTATGAAATTTTCATCTGGATATTTTTTACTGTTTCCTCACCTTTCTTCATTTATAAATTTTTTACAACAGAGAAATACAGGGCGGGATTGAAGGAAAGACTTGGATTATACAATTGGAAGAAGATTCAAAAAACAGAAAAAAAACGCATATGGATACATGCGGTATCTGTAGGAGAAACAATGGCTGCGTCTTTTTTGGCTTCCCAACTGCATAAAAAAATCCCTGACTGCGAAATATTCTTTTCCACAACAACTGTTACAGGACAAAAAACTGCACAGAATAGGGTAAAGTGGGCTCACAAAATCTTTTATTTCCCTCTTGATTTTTCTTTTGCAGTTAAAAGAGCTATCAAGCAGGTAAATCCTGATATCTGCATTTTGATTGAAACAGAGATTTGGCCCAATTTTTTAAGGATATGCAAAAAAGAAGGGATTCCTATAATCATTGCAAACGGCCGTCTCTCTGAAAAATCCTTCAAGGGCTATAAAAGATTAGGACCCATAATAAAAAGAATTTTACAGGATATTACCCTATTTAGTATGCAAACCAACGCAGACGCCGAAAGGATAAAACGATTAGGCGCTGCAGAAGACAGGATAAGAGTAGTAGGAAATATAAAATTCGACCAAGCACTTGCATCTTCAAAAACTGTAAAGAAAGAGGAAATTCGTAAAAAGTTCAATATTCCAACGGATAAATTCATTTTGCTTTTTGCAAGCACACATAGTGGGGAGGAAAAAATATTGATTCCTCTCTTTAAGAAACTTAAAGAAGAAAAAGAAAACTTATTTTTGATAATAGCACCACGCCATCCTGAAAGATTCGATGAAGTAGCATCAATTATCGAAAAGGAAGGAATGAGCTATTTGAGAAGGACCAATATCGAAAACAGCAATAGTAATGCTGCTAAAGGATATGATATTCTTCTTCTTGATTCTGTTGGAGAACTTTATATGCTATTTAGTGTATGTGATCTCGTATTTATGGGAGGTTCTCTTGTCCCTGTTGGAGGACATAACCTTCTCGAAGCTGCAGTTTTTGGTAAACCAACGGTTTTTGGTCCCCATATGCACAATTTTAGAGACATAGCTTCAATCATAATTTCAAACAAAGCAGGTTATCAAGTTTCCAATGAGAAAGAACTAATTCAAATAATGAAGCATTTTATCGACAATCCAACAGAGCTTTCTGAGGCAAGCAACAACTGCAAGCTCATATTTGATGAAAACAGCGGAGCAACGGATAAAAATGTTGAAATTATCAAAGGACTGATTCTATAG
- the lpxK gene encoding tetraacyldisaccharide 4'-kinase, giving the protein MSSYRDYYLSIVEGKKKEIDANIIRFILLPLSFIYSFFPFLKEKLYQTGILKSIKLDVPVISVGNLSWGGTGKTPAVIEISNILKKHSINHSIISRGYGSNSQKNRALIVSDRNKILEKPPLASDENYLLASKLSGIPIIQDRDRIRAGRLAVKEFETKAIILDDAYQHLKADRDVNILLWDSRVTPQKAYPIPAGTLRERISAVKRADAIILTKTNQKGSQYELCRNFFEKLCPDKRIFTASHKAVEIKENDNDDSEIQYDMESIKGKKTVGFCAIADCDSFKSTLEELGVEICQFFPFRDHHFFSEKDISILSNAFQKNKADFLITTEKDVSRCGSLLKKAGRVLYPVISFKINEEEEFEKFIISKISPLIS; this is encoded by the coding sequence ATGTCTTCATATAGAGATTACTATCTTTCAATAGTTGAAGGGAAGAAAAAAGAAATTGACGCCAATATAATCAGATTTATCCTTTTGCCTCTATCCTTTATTTATTCATTTTTTCCCTTTCTCAAAGAGAAGCTCTATCAGACAGGAATCCTCAAATCAATTAAATTGGATGTGCCTGTTATATCCGTTGGAAATCTGAGTTGGGGAGGCACAGGAAAAACTCCTGCCGTCATAGAAATATCTAATATCTTAAAGAAACACTCAATAAACCATTCTATCATAAGCAGAGGTTATGGCAGTAACTCACAAAAAAATAGAGCTTTAATCGTATCAGATAGAAACAAAATATTGGAAAAACCGCCTCTTGCATCAGACGAAAACTATCTTTTAGCTTCAAAGCTTTCAGGAATTCCAATCATACAGGATAGGGATAGAATTCGCGCCGGCAGGTTGGCAGTCAAAGAATTCGAGACTAAAGCAATCATTTTAGATGATGCATATCAGCATCTTAAAGCTGATAGAGATGTAAATATACTTCTTTGGGACAGCAGAGTGACGCCTCAAAAAGCATATCCCATTCCCGCAGGCACATTGAGAGAGAGAATCAGCGCAGTAAAAAGGGCAGATGCCATAATTCTCACAAAAACAAATCAGAAAGGAAGCCAATATGAGCTTTGCAGAAATTTCTTTGAAAAGCTCTGTCCTGATAAAAGAATTTTCACTGCTTCCCATAAAGCCGTAGAAATCAAAGAAAATGACAATGATGATAGTGAAATACAATATGATATGGAAAGCATAAAAGGGAAAAAAACAGTTGGCTTTTGTGCTATTGCTGACTGTGATTCCTTCAAATCAACTTTGGAAGAATTAGGTGTTGAAATTTGTCAATTTTTCCCATTTCGGGACCATCATTTCTTTTCAGAGAAGGATATTTCAATTCTAAGTAATGCTTTTCAAAAGAACAAAGCTGATTTTCTTATTACGACAGAAAAGGATGTTTCAAGATGCGGTAGTCTTCTTAAAAAGGCAGGGAG